From the Kogia breviceps isolate mKogBre1 chromosome 3, mKogBre1 haplotype 1, whole genome shotgun sequence genome, one window contains:
- the RNF31 gene encoding E3 ubiquitin-protein ligase RNF31 isoform X3, with product MPGEEEERALLAAREELASALRRDSGQAFSLEQLRPLLVSSLSPAARYLQLDAARLVRCNAHGEPRNYLNTLSTALNILEKYGRNLLSPQRPRYWRGVKFNNPVFRSTVDAVQGGRDVLRLYGYTEEQPDGLSFPEGQKEPDERQVATVTLEVLLLRTELSLLLQNTHPEPQALEQLLKYKGEDDILQLSEFAPLLREIAPGPLTTPSAPASIPGPCFLCGSAPGTLHCSACKQALCPTCDRLFHGHPDRAHHLRQTLPVAPQATHLTPSLPASAPPQPQSTSLLALGDSSLSSPDPASARLPWHCSACAMLNEPWAVLCVACDRPRGCKGLGLGIEGPQGAGGVEPELARGHWACQSCTFENEAAAVLCAICERPRLAQPPSLVVDSQDAGVCLQPLQQEDTLLSSAQTPVWYCIHCTFCNSGPGWVCAMCNRTSSPIPVQHTPQPLASSLEERLPEPGPPRRLSAPLASSCGDLEKQRQDKMREEGLQLVLKIREGEAGGACPEEVFSALQYSGTEVPLQWLRSELPYVLEMVAELAGQQDPRLGAFSCQEARNAWLDRHGNLDEAVEECVRARRRKVQELRSLGFEPEEGSLQALFQHGGDVARALTELQRQRLEPFHQRLWDSGPEPTPSWDGPDKQSLVRRLLAVHALPSWGRAELALALLQETPRNYELGDVVEAVRQSQDRAFLRRLLAQECAVCSWALPRNRMQALTSCECTICPDCFRQHFTIALKEKHITDMVCPACGRPDLTDDAQLLSYFSTLDIQLRESLEPDAYALFHKKLTEGVLMRDPKFLWCAQCSFGFIYEREQLEATCPQCHQTFCVRCKRQWEEQHRGRSCEDFQNWKRTNDPEYQAQGLAMYLQENGIDCPKCKFSYALARGGCMHFHCTQCRHQFCSGCYNAFYAKNGFLRGQDPNSLQLPLSHLGFRQKCPDPNCRVKKSLHGHHPRDCLFYLRDWTAPRLQKLLQDNNVMFNTEPPAGARAVPGGGCRVMEQKEVPDGFRDEACGKETPAGYAGLCQAHYKEYLVSLINAHSLDPATLYEVEELETAAERYLHVRPQPLPGEDATTYHARLLQKLIEEVPLGQSIPRRRK from the exons ATgccgggagaggaggaggagcgggCCTTACTGGCGGCCCGCGAGGAGCTGGCGAGCGCCCTGAGGAGGGATTCCGGGCAGGCGTTTTCGCTGGAGCAGCTCCGGCCGCTACTGGTCTCCTCTCTGTCGCCAGCAGCCCGCTACCTGCAGCTGGATGCTGCACGCCTGGTCCGCTGCAACGCTCATGGGGAG CCCCGAAACTACCTCAACACTCTCTCCACGGCCCTGAACATCCTGGAGAAATATGGCCGCAACCTCCTCAGCCCTCAGCGGCCCCGGTACTGGCGCGGGGTCAAGTTTAATAACCCTGTCTTTCGCAGTACGGTGGATGCTGTTCAG GGGGGTCGGGATGTTCTGCGATTGTATGGCTACACAGAGGAGCAGCCAGATGGGTTGAGCTTCCCTGAGGGCCAGAAGGAGCCGGATGAGCGACAAGTTGCCACAGTCACACTGGAAGTACTGCTGCTTCGGACAGAGCTCAGCCTGCTGCTACAG AATACTCATCCAGAACCACAAGCACTGGAGCAGCTGCTGAAATACAAGGGTGAAGATGAT ATACTGCAGCTCTCAGAGTTTGCCCCCTTACTGAGAGAGATTGCTCCTGGCCCCCTCACCACACCCTCTGCCCCAG CCTCCATTCCTGGTCCCTGCTTCCTCTGTGGTTCTGCCCCAGGCACATTGCACTGCTCAGCTTGTAAACAGGCCTTGTGCCCAACTTGCGATCGCCTCTTCCATGGACACCCAGACCGTGCACATCACCTCCGCCAGACCCTGCCTGTGGCCCCCCAGGCCACCCACCTGACCCCCAG CTTAcctgcctcagctccaccacaGCCTCAGTCAACCTCCCTGCTGGCCCTGGGAGACagctctctttcttcccctgaTCCTGCAAGTGCCCGTCTTCCCTGGCACTGTTCTGCCTGTGCCATGCTGAATGAACCTTGGGCAGTACTCTGTGTGGCCTGTGATCGGCCCCGAGGCTGTAAAGGGTTGGGGCTGGGGATTGAGGGTCCCCAAGGAGCTGGGGGCGTAGAACCCGAGCTTGCACGAGGTCACTGGGCCTGCCAGAGCTGCACCTTTGAGAATGAGGCTGCAGCTGTGCTGTGTGCCATATGTGAGCGACCTCGGCTGGCGCAGCCTCCCAGCTTGGTAGTGGATTCTCAGGATGCCGGCGTTTGCCTGCAGCCCCTTCAG CAGGAGGATACTTTGCTCTCCTCTGCCCAGACTCCAGTGTGGTACTGTATTCACTGTACCTTCTGCAACTCGGGCCCTGGCTGGGTGTGTGCTATGTGCAACCGGACCAGCAGCCCCATCCCAGTACAGCATACCCCCCAGCCCCTTGCCAGCTCTTTGGAAGAGCGACTCCCTGAACCAGGGCCTCCACGACGCCTCAGTGCCCCCCTGGCCAGTTCCTGTGGGGACCTTGAGAAGCAGCGCCAAGACAAGATGCGGGAAGAAGGTCTCCAGCTAGTGCTCAAGATCCGG GAAGGGGAAGCCGGAGGCGCCTGTCCAGAGGAGGTCTTCTCAGCTCTGCAGTACTCGGGCACCGAGGTGCCCCTGCAGTGGCTGCGCTCAGAGCTGCCCTATGTGCTGGAGATGGTGGCTGAGCTGGCTGGACAGCAGGACCCGAGGCTGGGTGCCTTTTCCTGTCAGGAGGCCCGGAATGCCTGGCTGGATCGTCACGGCAACCTGGATGAAGCTGTGGAAGAGTGTGTGCGGGCCCGGCGGAGGAAG GTGCAGGAGCTCCGGTCCTTGGGCTTTGAGCCTGAGGAGGGGTCTCTTCAAGCCTTGTTCCAACACGGGGGTGACGTGGCACGAGCCCTGACTGAGCTACAGCGCCAGCGCCTAGAGCCCTTCCATCAGCGCCTCTGGGACAGTGGTCCTGAGCCCACCCCTTCCTGGGACGGGCCAGATAAGCAG AGCCTGGTCAGACGGCTTTTGGCAGTCCACGCACTCCCCAGCTGGGGCCGGGCAGAACTGGCGCTGGCGCTACTGCAGGAAACACCCAGGAACTATGAGCTGGGGGACGTGGTAGAAGCTgtgaggcagagccaggaccggGCCTTCCTGCGCCGCTTGCTTGCCCAGGAGTGTGCTGTGTGCAGCTGGGCCCTGCCCCGCAACCGG ATGCAGGCTCTGACCTCCTGTGAGTGCACTATCTGTCCCGACTGCTTCCGCCAGCACTTCACCATTGCCttgaaggagaaacacatcaCAGACATGGTGTGCCCTGCCTGTGGCCGCCCCGACCTCACCGATGATGCACAGCTGCTCAGCTACTTTTCTACCCTCGATATCCAG CTTCGAGAGAGCCTAGAGCCAGATGCCTATGCGCTGTTCCACAAGAAGCTGACTGAGGGCGTGCTCATGCGAGATCCCAAGTTCTTGTGGTGTGCCCAG TGCTCCTTTGGCTTCATATACGAGCGTGAGCAGCTGGAGGCAACATGTCCCCAGTGTCACCAGACCTTCTGTGTGCGCTGCAAGCGCCAG TGGGAGGAGCAGCACCGAGGCCGGAGCTGTGAAGATTTCCAGAACTGGAAACGCACCAATGACCCGGAGTACCAGGCCCAGGGCTTGGCGATGTAccttcaggaaaatggcataG ACTGCCCCAAGTGCAAGTTCTCATACGCACTGGCCCGAGGAGGCTGCATGCACTTTCACTGCACCCAGTGCCGCCACCAGTTCTGCAGTGGCTGCTACAATGCCTTTTATGCCAAGAAT GGGTTCCTGAGAGGCCAGGACCCCAACAGTCTCCAACTTCCCCTCTCCCATCTGGGTTTCCGCCAGAAATGTCCAGACCCTAACTGCAGGGTGAAGAAGTCCCTGCACGGCCACCACCCCCGCGACTGCCTCTTCTACCTGCGGGACTGGACGGCTCCTCGGCTCCAGAAGCTGCTTCAG GACAATAACGTCATGTTCAACACAGAGCCCCCAGCGGGGGCCCGGGCAGTACCTGGAG GTGGCTGCCGAGTGATGGAGCAGAAGGAAGTTCCCGACGGGTTCCGGGACGAAGCCTGCGGAAAGGAGACTCCTGCTGGCTATGCCGGCCTCTGCCA GGCACACTACAAAGAGTACCTTGTAAGCCTCATCAATGCCCACTCGCTGGACCCAGCCACCCTGTATGAGGTGGAGGAGCTGGAGACGGCTGCCGAGCGCTACCTGCATGTGCGCCCCCAGCCGCTGCCTGGGGAGGATGCCACCACCTACCATGCCCGCTTGTTACAG AAGCTGATAGAAGAGGTGCCCTTGGGACAGAGTATCCCCCGCAGGAGGAAGTAG
- the RNF31 gene encoding E3 ubiquitin-protein ligase RNF31 isoform X1 encodes MPGEEEERALLAAREELASALRRDSGQAFSLEQLRPLLVSSLSPAARYLQLDAARLVRCNAHGEPRNYLNTLSTALNILEKYGRNLLSPQRPRYWRGVKFNNPVFRSTVDAVQGGRDVLRLYGYTEEQPDGLSFPEGQKEPDERQVATVTLEVLLLRTELSLLLQNTHPEPQALEQLLKYKGEDDILQLSEFAPLLREIAPGPLTTPSAPASIPGPCFLCGSAPGTLHCSACKQALCPTCDRLFHGHPDRAHHLRQTLPVAPQATHLTPSLPASAPPQPQSTSLLALGDSSLSSPDPASARLPWHCSACAMLNEPWAVLCVACDRPRGCKGLGLGIEGPQGAGGVEPELARGHWACQSCTFENEAAAVLCAICERPRLAQPPSLVVDSQDAGVCLQPLQQEDTLLSSAQTPVWYCIHCTFCNSGPGWVCAMCNRTSSPIPVQHTPQPLASSLEERLPEPGPPRRLSAPLASSCGDLEKQRQDKMREEGLQLVLKIREGEAGGACPEEVFSALQYSGTEVPLQWLRSELPYVLEMVAELAGQQDPRLGAFSCQEARNAWLDRHGNLDEAVEECVRARRRKVQELRSLGFEPEEGSLQALFQHGGDVARALTELQRQRLEPFHQRLWDSGPEPTPSWDGPDKQSLVRRLLAVHALPSWGRAELALALLQETPRNYELGDVVEAVRQSQDRAFLRRLLAQECAVCSWALPRNRMQALTSCECTICPDCFRQHFTIALKEKHITDMVCPACGRPDLTDDAQLLSYFSTLDIQLRESLEPDAYALFHKKLTEGVLMRDPKFLWCAQCSFGFIYEREQLEATCPQCHQTFCVRCKRQWEEQHRGRSCEDFQNWKRTNDPEYQAQGLAMYLQENGIDCPKCKFSYALARGGCMHFHCTQCRHQFCSGCYNAFYAKNTLQCLISPTPTPLTQGFLRGQDPNSLQLPLSHLGFRQKCPDPNCRVKKSLHGHHPRDCLFYLRDWTAPRLQKLLQDNNVMFNTEPPAGARAVPGGGCRVMEQKEVPDGFRDEACGKETPAGYAGLCQAHYKEYLVSLINAHSLDPATLYEVEELETAAERYLHVRPQPLPGEDATTYHARLLQKLIEEVPLGQSIPRRRK; translated from the exons ATgccgggagaggaggaggagcgggCCTTACTGGCGGCCCGCGAGGAGCTGGCGAGCGCCCTGAGGAGGGATTCCGGGCAGGCGTTTTCGCTGGAGCAGCTCCGGCCGCTACTGGTCTCCTCTCTGTCGCCAGCAGCCCGCTACCTGCAGCTGGATGCTGCACGCCTGGTCCGCTGCAACGCTCATGGGGAG CCCCGAAACTACCTCAACACTCTCTCCACGGCCCTGAACATCCTGGAGAAATATGGCCGCAACCTCCTCAGCCCTCAGCGGCCCCGGTACTGGCGCGGGGTCAAGTTTAATAACCCTGTCTTTCGCAGTACGGTGGATGCTGTTCAG GGGGGTCGGGATGTTCTGCGATTGTATGGCTACACAGAGGAGCAGCCAGATGGGTTGAGCTTCCCTGAGGGCCAGAAGGAGCCGGATGAGCGACAAGTTGCCACAGTCACACTGGAAGTACTGCTGCTTCGGACAGAGCTCAGCCTGCTGCTACAG AATACTCATCCAGAACCACAAGCACTGGAGCAGCTGCTGAAATACAAGGGTGAAGATGAT ATACTGCAGCTCTCAGAGTTTGCCCCCTTACTGAGAGAGATTGCTCCTGGCCCCCTCACCACACCCTCTGCCCCAG CCTCCATTCCTGGTCCCTGCTTCCTCTGTGGTTCTGCCCCAGGCACATTGCACTGCTCAGCTTGTAAACAGGCCTTGTGCCCAACTTGCGATCGCCTCTTCCATGGACACCCAGACCGTGCACATCACCTCCGCCAGACCCTGCCTGTGGCCCCCCAGGCCACCCACCTGACCCCCAG CTTAcctgcctcagctccaccacaGCCTCAGTCAACCTCCCTGCTGGCCCTGGGAGACagctctctttcttcccctgaTCCTGCAAGTGCCCGTCTTCCCTGGCACTGTTCTGCCTGTGCCATGCTGAATGAACCTTGGGCAGTACTCTGTGTGGCCTGTGATCGGCCCCGAGGCTGTAAAGGGTTGGGGCTGGGGATTGAGGGTCCCCAAGGAGCTGGGGGCGTAGAACCCGAGCTTGCACGAGGTCACTGGGCCTGCCAGAGCTGCACCTTTGAGAATGAGGCTGCAGCTGTGCTGTGTGCCATATGTGAGCGACCTCGGCTGGCGCAGCCTCCCAGCTTGGTAGTGGATTCTCAGGATGCCGGCGTTTGCCTGCAGCCCCTTCAG CAGGAGGATACTTTGCTCTCCTCTGCCCAGACTCCAGTGTGGTACTGTATTCACTGTACCTTCTGCAACTCGGGCCCTGGCTGGGTGTGTGCTATGTGCAACCGGACCAGCAGCCCCATCCCAGTACAGCATACCCCCCAGCCCCTTGCCAGCTCTTTGGAAGAGCGACTCCCTGAACCAGGGCCTCCACGACGCCTCAGTGCCCCCCTGGCCAGTTCCTGTGGGGACCTTGAGAAGCAGCGCCAAGACAAGATGCGGGAAGAAGGTCTCCAGCTAGTGCTCAAGATCCGG GAAGGGGAAGCCGGAGGCGCCTGTCCAGAGGAGGTCTTCTCAGCTCTGCAGTACTCGGGCACCGAGGTGCCCCTGCAGTGGCTGCGCTCAGAGCTGCCCTATGTGCTGGAGATGGTGGCTGAGCTGGCTGGACAGCAGGACCCGAGGCTGGGTGCCTTTTCCTGTCAGGAGGCCCGGAATGCCTGGCTGGATCGTCACGGCAACCTGGATGAAGCTGTGGAAGAGTGTGTGCGGGCCCGGCGGAGGAAG GTGCAGGAGCTCCGGTCCTTGGGCTTTGAGCCTGAGGAGGGGTCTCTTCAAGCCTTGTTCCAACACGGGGGTGACGTGGCACGAGCCCTGACTGAGCTACAGCGCCAGCGCCTAGAGCCCTTCCATCAGCGCCTCTGGGACAGTGGTCCTGAGCCCACCCCTTCCTGGGACGGGCCAGATAAGCAG AGCCTGGTCAGACGGCTTTTGGCAGTCCACGCACTCCCCAGCTGGGGCCGGGCAGAACTGGCGCTGGCGCTACTGCAGGAAACACCCAGGAACTATGAGCTGGGGGACGTGGTAGAAGCTgtgaggcagagccaggaccggGCCTTCCTGCGCCGCTTGCTTGCCCAGGAGTGTGCTGTGTGCAGCTGGGCCCTGCCCCGCAACCGG ATGCAGGCTCTGACCTCCTGTGAGTGCACTATCTGTCCCGACTGCTTCCGCCAGCACTTCACCATTGCCttgaaggagaaacacatcaCAGACATGGTGTGCCCTGCCTGTGGCCGCCCCGACCTCACCGATGATGCACAGCTGCTCAGCTACTTTTCTACCCTCGATATCCAG CTTCGAGAGAGCCTAGAGCCAGATGCCTATGCGCTGTTCCACAAGAAGCTGACTGAGGGCGTGCTCATGCGAGATCCCAAGTTCTTGTGGTGTGCCCAG TGCTCCTTTGGCTTCATATACGAGCGTGAGCAGCTGGAGGCAACATGTCCCCAGTGTCACCAGACCTTCTGTGTGCGCTGCAAGCGCCAG TGGGAGGAGCAGCACCGAGGCCGGAGCTGTGAAGATTTCCAGAACTGGAAACGCACCAATGACCCGGAGTACCAGGCCCAGGGCTTGGCGATGTAccttcaggaaaatggcataG ACTGCCCCAAGTGCAAGTTCTCATACGCACTGGCCCGAGGAGGCTGCATGCACTTTCACTGCACCCAGTGCCGCCACCAGTTCTGCAGTGGCTGCTACAATGCCTTTTATGCCAAGAAT ACCCTCCAATGTCtcatctcccccacccctacACCCCTCACGCAGGGGTTCCTGAGAGGCCAGGACCCCAACAGTCTCCAACTTCCCCTCTCCCATCTGGGTTTCCGCCAGAAATGTCCAGACCCTAACTGCAGGGTGAAGAAGTCCCTGCACGGCCACCACCCCCGCGACTGCCTCTTCTACCTGCGGGACTGGACGGCTCCTCGGCTCCAGAAGCTGCTTCAG GACAATAACGTCATGTTCAACACAGAGCCCCCAGCGGGGGCCCGGGCAGTACCTGGAG GTGGCTGCCGAGTGATGGAGCAGAAGGAAGTTCCCGACGGGTTCCGGGACGAAGCCTGCGGAAAGGAGACTCCTGCTGGCTATGCCGGCCTCTGCCA GGCACACTACAAAGAGTACCTTGTAAGCCTCATCAATGCCCACTCGCTGGACCCAGCCACCCTGTATGAGGTGGAGGAGCTGGAGACGGCTGCCGAGCGCTACCTGCATGTGCGCCCCCAGCCGCTGCCTGGGGAGGATGCCACCACCTACCATGCCCGCTTGTTACAG AAGCTGATAGAAGAGGTGCCCTTGGGACAGAGTATCCCCCGCAGGAGGAAGTAG
- the RNF31 gene encoding E3 ubiquitin-protein ligase RNF31 isoform X8 — protein sequence MPGEEEERALLAAREELASALRRDSGQAFSLEQLRPLLVSSLSPAARYLQLDAARLVRCNAHGEPRNYLNTLSTALNILEKYGRNLLSPQRPRYWRGVKFNNPVFRSTVDAVQGGRDVLRLYGYTEEQPDGLSFPEGQKEPDERQVATVTLEVLLLRTELSLLLQNTHPEPQALEQLLKYKGEDDILQLSEFAPLLREIAPGPLTTPSAPASIPGPCFLCGSAPGTLHCSACKQALCPTCDRLFHGHPDRAHHLRQTLPVAPQATHLTPSLPASAPPQPQSTSLLALGDSSLSSPDPASARLPWHCSACAMLNEPWAVLCVACDRPRGCKGLGLGIEGPQGAGGVEPELARGHWACQSCTFENEAAAVLCAICERPRLAQPPSLVVDSQDAGVCLQPLQQEDTLLSSAQTPVWYCIHCTFCNSGPGWVCAMCNRTSSPIPVQHTPQPLASSLEERLPEPGPPRRLSAPLASSCGDLEKQRQDKMREEGLQLVLKIREARNAWLDRHGNLDEAVEECVRARRRKVQELRSLGFEPEEGSLQALFQHGGDVARALTELQRQRLEPFHQRLWDSGPEPTPSWDGPDKQSLVRRLLAVHALPSWGRAELALALLQETPRNYELGDVVEAVRQSQDRAFLRRLLAQECAVCSWALPRNRMQALTSCECTICPDCFRQHFTIALKEKHITDMVCPACGRPDLTDDAQLLSYFSTLDIQLRESLEPDAYALFHKKLTEGVLMRDPKFLWCAQCSFGFIYEREQLEATCPQCHQTFCVRCKRQWEEQHRGRSCEDFQNWKRTNDPEYQAQGLAMYLQENGIDCPKCKFSYALARGGCMHFHCTQCRHQFCSGCYNAFYAKNKCPDPNCRVKKSLHGHHPRDCLFYLRDWTAPRLQKLLQDNNVMFNTEPPAGARAVPGGGCRVMEQKEVPDGFRDEACGKETPAGYAGLCQAHYKEYLVSLINAHSLDPATLYEVEELETAAERYLHVRPQPLPGEDATTYHARLLQKLIEEVPLGQSIPRRRK from the exons ATgccgggagaggaggaggagcgggCCTTACTGGCGGCCCGCGAGGAGCTGGCGAGCGCCCTGAGGAGGGATTCCGGGCAGGCGTTTTCGCTGGAGCAGCTCCGGCCGCTACTGGTCTCCTCTCTGTCGCCAGCAGCCCGCTACCTGCAGCTGGATGCTGCACGCCTGGTCCGCTGCAACGCTCATGGGGAG CCCCGAAACTACCTCAACACTCTCTCCACGGCCCTGAACATCCTGGAGAAATATGGCCGCAACCTCCTCAGCCCTCAGCGGCCCCGGTACTGGCGCGGGGTCAAGTTTAATAACCCTGTCTTTCGCAGTACGGTGGATGCTGTTCAG GGGGGTCGGGATGTTCTGCGATTGTATGGCTACACAGAGGAGCAGCCAGATGGGTTGAGCTTCCCTGAGGGCCAGAAGGAGCCGGATGAGCGACAAGTTGCCACAGTCACACTGGAAGTACTGCTGCTTCGGACAGAGCTCAGCCTGCTGCTACAG AATACTCATCCAGAACCACAAGCACTGGAGCAGCTGCTGAAATACAAGGGTGAAGATGAT ATACTGCAGCTCTCAGAGTTTGCCCCCTTACTGAGAGAGATTGCTCCTGGCCCCCTCACCACACCCTCTGCCCCAG CCTCCATTCCTGGTCCCTGCTTCCTCTGTGGTTCTGCCCCAGGCACATTGCACTGCTCAGCTTGTAAACAGGCCTTGTGCCCAACTTGCGATCGCCTCTTCCATGGACACCCAGACCGTGCACATCACCTCCGCCAGACCCTGCCTGTGGCCCCCCAGGCCACCCACCTGACCCCCAG CTTAcctgcctcagctccaccacaGCCTCAGTCAACCTCCCTGCTGGCCCTGGGAGACagctctctttcttcccctgaTCCTGCAAGTGCCCGTCTTCCCTGGCACTGTTCTGCCTGTGCCATGCTGAATGAACCTTGGGCAGTACTCTGTGTGGCCTGTGATCGGCCCCGAGGCTGTAAAGGGTTGGGGCTGGGGATTGAGGGTCCCCAAGGAGCTGGGGGCGTAGAACCCGAGCTTGCACGAGGTCACTGGGCCTGCCAGAGCTGCACCTTTGAGAATGAGGCTGCAGCTGTGCTGTGTGCCATATGTGAGCGACCTCGGCTGGCGCAGCCTCCCAGCTTGGTAGTGGATTCTCAGGATGCCGGCGTTTGCCTGCAGCCCCTTCAG CAGGAGGATACTTTGCTCTCCTCTGCCCAGACTCCAGTGTGGTACTGTATTCACTGTACCTTCTGCAACTCGGGCCCTGGCTGGGTGTGTGCTATGTGCAACCGGACCAGCAGCCCCATCCCAGTACAGCATACCCCCCAGCCCCTTGCCAGCTCTTTGGAAGAGCGACTCCCTGAACCAGGGCCTCCACGACGCCTCAGTGCCCCCCTGGCCAGTTCCTGTGGGGACCTTGAGAAGCAGCGCCAAGACAAGATGCGGGAAGAAGGTCTCCAGCTAGTGCTCAAGATCCGG GAGGCCCGGAATGCCTGGCTGGATCGTCACGGCAACCTGGATGAAGCTGTGGAAGAGTGTGTGCGGGCCCGGCGGAGGAAG GTGCAGGAGCTCCGGTCCTTGGGCTTTGAGCCTGAGGAGGGGTCTCTTCAAGCCTTGTTCCAACACGGGGGTGACGTGGCACGAGCCCTGACTGAGCTACAGCGCCAGCGCCTAGAGCCCTTCCATCAGCGCCTCTGGGACAGTGGTCCTGAGCCCACCCCTTCCTGGGACGGGCCAGATAAGCAG AGCCTGGTCAGACGGCTTTTGGCAGTCCACGCACTCCCCAGCTGGGGCCGGGCAGAACTGGCGCTGGCGCTACTGCAGGAAACACCCAGGAACTATGAGCTGGGGGACGTGGTAGAAGCTgtgaggcagagccaggaccggGCCTTCCTGCGCCGCTTGCTTGCCCAGGAGTGTGCTGTGTGCAGCTGGGCCCTGCCCCGCAACCGG ATGCAGGCTCTGACCTCCTGTGAGTGCACTATCTGTCCCGACTGCTTCCGCCAGCACTTCACCATTGCCttgaaggagaaacacatcaCAGACATGGTGTGCCCTGCCTGTGGCCGCCCCGACCTCACCGATGATGCACAGCTGCTCAGCTACTTTTCTACCCTCGATATCCAG CTTCGAGAGAGCCTAGAGCCAGATGCCTATGCGCTGTTCCACAAGAAGCTGACTGAGGGCGTGCTCATGCGAGATCCCAAGTTCTTGTGGTGTGCCCAG TGCTCCTTTGGCTTCATATACGAGCGTGAGCAGCTGGAGGCAACATGTCCCCAGTGTCACCAGACCTTCTGTGTGCGCTGCAAGCGCCAG TGGGAGGAGCAGCACCGAGGCCGGAGCTGTGAAGATTTCCAGAACTGGAAACGCACCAATGACCCGGAGTACCAGGCCCAGGGCTTGGCGATGTAccttcaggaaaatggcataG ACTGCCCCAAGTGCAAGTTCTCATACGCACTGGCCCGAGGAGGCTGCATGCACTTTCACTGCACCCAGTGCCGCCACCAGTTCTGCAGTGGCTGCTACAATGCCTTTTATGCCAAGAAT AAATGTCCAGACCCTAACTGCAGGGTGAAGAAGTCCCTGCACGGCCACCACCCCCGCGACTGCCTCTTCTACCTGCGGGACTGGACGGCTCCTCGGCTCCAGAAGCTGCTTCAG GACAATAACGTCATGTTCAACACAGAGCCCCCAGCGGGGGCCCGGGCAGTACCTGGAG GTGGCTGCCGAGTGATGGAGCAGAAGGAAGTTCCCGACGGGTTCCGGGACGAAGCCTGCGGAAAGGAGACTCCTGCTGGCTATGCCGGCCTCTGCCA GGCACACTACAAAGAGTACCTTGTAAGCCTCATCAATGCCCACTCGCTGGACCCAGCCACCCTGTATGAGGTGGAGGAGCTGGAGACGGCTGCCGAGCGCTACCTGCATGTGCGCCCCCAGCCGCTGCCTGGGGAGGATGCCACCACCTACCATGCCCGCTTGTTACAG AAGCTGATAGAAGAGGTGCCCTTGGGACAGAGTATCCCCCGCAGGAGGAAGTAG